ACGCGGTGGGCGGTCCGGTCGTTCTCGTACCGCATCGCCGACGTGGCCCACGAACTCGACGCCCGCGACGTCGACCTCGGCTACCACACGATTCGGCACGACCTCCACCCGATGGTTCCGCGGGCGATCGGTACGTTGTTCGAGAAGACGCCGCTCCCGCACGCCGTCGCCGACCTGGGTACGCGGGGACTCGCCCGCCTCCGCGGCGCGGACCCGCGATTCGACGCGAGCGAGATTCCGAGCGACTCCGGCTACTGGAACCTCATCGCCCGGACGACGCCGGACGACCTGTTCTTCGAGGTGGACGTCGGAGAGGTGGCCGCCGCCGGGTTCGACCCGGCCGCCGCCATCGAACTCGCGTCGGGTCGGGTGCCCCTCGTCCACGTCCGCGACGTGGCGCCGACGGGTCGGTTCGGCTCCTTCGAGAGCGCCGACCCCGGCCGAGGCGTCGTCGACTTCGCGTCCGTCGCCCGCGCGGCGCGCGAGAGCGGGACCGAGTGGCTCGTCTACGAGCACGACGACCCGAC
This genomic stretch from Halogeometricum sp. S1BR25-6 harbors:
- a CDS encoding sugar phosphate isomerase/epimerase family protein, producing the protein MERTPRPAIQLYSVRDASGSLPEVIRRVAEAGFEGVEFADRFLEADVEAVAEALSETGVVPVAAHVDLSTVEAALDGNGDLFERLDDVGCDRVVVPHVPARHFRTRWAVRSFSYRIADVAHELDARDVDLGYHTIRHDLHPMVPRAIGTLFEKTPLPHAVADLGTRGLARLRGADPRFDASEIPSDSGYWNLIARTTPDDLFFEVDVGEVAAAGFDPAAAIELASGRVPLVHVRDVAPTGRFGSFESADPGRGVVDFASVARAARESGTEWLVYEHDDPTDAYEAMRDGAELLADLLGDGSDGGSSKGESTDDAAAVGSAD